A window of the Parabacteroides merdae ATCC 43184 genome harbors these coding sequences:
- a CDS encoding four helix bundle protein: MGKSLTAEKSFGFAIRIVRLYKILYERKEFVLSKQMLRSGTAIGALLKEAEHAQSKADFISKVNIALKEANETEYWIMLLKETDYLSEKEYESIIEDCRELIKLTVSIVKTSKQNMNGTSK; this comes from the coding sequence ATGGGGAAGAGTTTGACGGCAGAAAAGTCCTTTGGTTTTGCGATCCGTATCGTTAGACTATATAAGATATTATATGAAAGAAAAGAATTTGTTCTGTCAAAACAGATGTTGCGTAGTGGAACTGCCATTGGCGCTCTTTTGAAAGAAGCTGAGCATGCGCAGTCCAAAGCCGATTTTATAAGCAAAGTGAATATTGCTTTGAAGGAAGCAAATGAAACGGAATATTGGATTATGTTATTGAAAGAAACGGATTATTTATCTGAAAAAGAATACGAATCGATTATAGAAGACTGCCGTGAATTGATTAAACTGACGGTCAGTATTGTGAAAACAAGTAAACAAAATATGAATGGAACAAGTAAATAA
- the cysC gene encoding adenylyl-sulfate kinase, which yields MEQVNNNNIEEKLSTLNSQLSTNIYPIFDRMMTREDKERLLKQRSVMVWFTGLSGSGKSTVAIALERELHKCGLLCRILDGDNIRSGINNNLGFSAEDRVENIRRIAEVSKLFIDTGVITIAAFISPNNDLREMAASIVGKENFLEIYVSTPIEECERRDVKGLYAKARRGEIKDFTGVSAPFEAPEHPDLTLDTSVLSLEESVTRLLELILPKVSLGGKQ from the coding sequence ATGGAACAAGTAAATAATAATAATATCGAAGAGAAACTTTCAACTCTCAACTCTCAACTTTCAACTAACATCTATCCTATTTTCGATAGGATGATGACAAGGGAGGATAAGGAGCGTTTGTTGAAGCAGCGCAGTGTGATGGTGTGGTTTACCGGGTTGAGCGGTTCCGGGAAGAGCACGGTGGCGATAGCGCTTGAGCGCGAGTTGCACAAGTGCGGTTTGCTGTGCCGCATCCTGGACGGCGACAATATCCGCAGCGGGATCAACAACAATCTCGGCTTTTCGGCTGAAGACCGGGTAGAGAATATCCGCCGTATCGCCGAAGTAAGCAAACTTTTTATCGATACGGGAGTTATCACGATAGCGGCTTTTATCAGCCCGAATAACGATTTGAGGGAAATGGCGGCATCTATTGTCGGGAAGGAGAACTTCCTGGAAATATATGTCAGCACTCCGATCGAAGAGTGCGAGCGGCGCGATGTCAAAGGGTTGTATGCGAAGGCACGCCGGGGCGAGATCAAGGATTTCACGGGTGTTTCCGCTCCTTTCGAAGCACCCGAACATCCTGACCTGACGTTAGACACTTCCGTGTTGAGCCTGGAGGAATCCGTAACCCGTTTGCTCGAACTGATATTGCCGAAGGTTTCCCTTGGCGGGAAACAATAG
- the dapA gene encoding 4-hydroxy-tetrahydrodipicolinate synthase, translating to MADINLKGMGVALITPFKEDESVDYEALARLVDYQLQNGTDYLVVLGTTAETPTLTEEEKKDIINLVVTKVNGRIPIVLGVGGNCTRSVVEKLKNDNFDGIDAILSVVPYYNKPSQEGIYQHYKAIAEATTLPIVLYNVPGRTGVNMTAETTLRIAREFKNVIAVKEASGNITQMDDIIKNKPANFNVISGDDGITFPLITLGAVGVISVIGNAFPREFSRMVRLALAGDYDSARTIHHSFTELFSLLFIDGNPAGAKSMLNAMGFIENKLRLPLVPTRITTFEKIRDVLRQLSIKC from the coding sequence ATGGCAGACATAAATTTAAAAGGAATGGGTGTGGCGTTGATCACTCCCTTTAAAGAAGATGAAAGTGTAGACTATGAGGCGTTGGCCCGGCTCGTAGATTATCAGTTGCAGAATGGAACCGATTATCTGGTTGTGTTAGGTACCACCGCTGAAACCCCTACACTCACGGAAGAAGAAAAGAAGGATATAATCAATTTGGTCGTGACGAAGGTAAACGGACGCATTCCCATCGTGTTGGGGGTTGGCGGAAACTGTACGCGTTCGGTTGTCGAGAAGTTGAAAAACGATAATTTTGACGGTATAGATGCGATCCTGTCTGTCGTACCTTATTATAACAAACCATCCCAGGAAGGAATCTATCAGCATTATAAAGCGATTGCGGAGGCGACTACGTTACCGATAGTCCTGTATAACGTTCCGGGACGTACCGGTGTGAATATGACGGCCGAGACTACGCTGCGTATCGCTCGTGAGTTCAAGAACGTGATTGCAGTCAAGGAGGCTTCCGGCAATATCACCCAGATGGACGATATCATCAAGAACAAACCGGCGAACTTCAATGTGATTTCAGGAGACGACGGTATCACCTTCCCGCTTATTACGTTGGGAGCTGTCGGCGTGATTTCCGTAATTGGCAATGCTTTCCCGCGTGAGTTCAGCCGTATGGTGCGTCTGGCATTGGCTGGTGACTACGATAGCGCCCGCACGATCCACCATAGTTTTACGGAGCTGTTCAGTTTGCTGTTTATCGACGGTAATCCGGCGGGAGCGAAGAGCATGCTGAATGCGATGGGCTTTATTGAAAATAAATTACGCTTGCCTTTGGTTCCGACCCGTATCACCACATTCGAAAAGATTCGTGATGTATTACGTCAGTTGAGCATTAAATGTTAA
- the ligA gene encoding NAD-dependent DNA ligase LigA, translating to MVVKDKIKALREALEQHNYNYYVLSAPTISDREFDEMMKELQVLEESHPEYADPHSPTQRVGSDLSKEFEQVVHKYPMLSLGNTYSEDEVKDFYERIARDLNEPFEIVAELKYDGTSISLTYEDGRLVRAVTRGDGTRGDDVTANVKTIRSVPLKLMGDRYPATFEIRGEILLPWAEFDRLNKEREEQEEPLFANPRNAASGTLKQQNPAVVAARKLDAYFYYLLGEELPAETHFDNLEAARSWGFKIPNVIRVCNSLEDIYGYIAYWDVERKNLPVATDGIVLKVNSLRQQRNLGFTAKSPRWAIAYKFQAERAVTRLNSVSFQVGRTGAVTPVANLEPVLLAGTTVKRASLHNADIIEGLDLHLGDKVFVEKGGEIIPKIVGVDVEARGLLVGDKVRFIRSCPECGTPLMRPEGEAAHYCPNEAGCPPQIKGKIEHFVTRRAMNINMGPETVEDLYEAGYIKDTADLYTLEIADLLRLERWADKSARNLMASLEESKQVPFERVLYGLGIRFVGETVAKRLVSAFHSMEQLEQASFEDLTAVDEIGERIARSIIAYFADERNRTLVNRLKEYGLQMSVPEEKLANRSEKLKGLSIVISGTFAKHSRDEYKAMIEQHGGKNSGSVSGKTDYILAGDNMGPAKLEKAAKLGVKIINEDEFLNMIAE from the coding sequence ATGGTGGTAAAAGATAAAATAAAAGCACTTCGCGAAGCGCTGGAGCAACATAATTACAATTATTATGTGCTCTCGGCACCGACGATATCGGACCGTGAGTTCGATGAGATGATGAAGGAGTTACAGGTCCTTGAAGAGTCGCATCCCGAATATGCCGATCCTCATTCGCCGACCCAGCGGGTGGGGAGTGACCTTTCCAAAGAGTTTGAACAAGTAGTGCATAAATATCCGATGCTTTCGTTGGGCAATACCTATTCGGAAGATGAAGTGAAGGATTTTTACGAGCGCATAGCCCGTGACCTGAACGAGCCTTTCGAGATTGTTGCCGAGTTGAAATATGACGGAACTTCCATTTCCCTGACATACGAGGACGGACGTCTGGTCCGAGCCGTGACGCGTGGCGACGGGACACGTGGCGACGATGTGACGGCCAACGTGAAGACAATCCGTTCGGTCCCTTTGAAACTGATGGGCGACCGATACCCGGCAACATTTGAGATAAGGGGGGAGATCTTGCTTCCCTGGGCCGAGTTCGACCGCTTGAACAAGGAACGTGAAGAACAGGAGGAGCCTCTTTTTGCCAATCCGCGCAATGCTGCTTCGGGTACGCTGAAGCAACAGAACCCGGCTGTCGTGGCGGCTCGTAAGCTGGATGCCTATTTCTATTATTTGTTGGGAGAGGAGCTGCCGGCGGAAACGCATTTCGATAATTTGGAGGCGGCCCGTTCATGGGGGTTCAAGATCCCGAATGTGATCCGCGTATGCAACAGCTTGGAGGATATATACGGTTATATCGCCTATTGGGATGTCGAACGCAAGAACCTGCCGGTTGCAACAGACGGGATCGTTTTGAAAGTGAATTCATTGCGCCAACAACGCAATTTGGGATTCACGGCCAAAAGCCCACGTTGGGCGATTGCCTACAAGTTCCAGGCCGAACGTGCCGTGACGCGCCTTAACTCCGTGTCTTTCCAGGTCGGGCGGACAGGAGCCGTCACTCCGGTTGCCAATCTGGAGCCGGTATTGCTGGCCGGAACGACCGTAAAGCGTGCTTCCCTTCACAATGCGGATATTATCGAAGGACTCGACCTGCATTTGGGTGACAAGGTGTTTGTGGAGAAAGGCGGCGAGATCATCCCGAAGATTGTCGGTGTCGATGTCGAAGCCCGCGGTTTGCTGGTGGGCGATAAGGTCCGTTTCATCCGTTCTTGTCCCGAATGCGGGACACCGTTGATGCGTCCTGAAGGAGAAGCGGCTCACTATTGTCCGAACGAAGCCGGCTGTCCTCCCCAGATCAAGGGGAAGATCGAGCATTTCGTCACCCGGAGGGCCATGAACATCAATATGGGGCCGGAGACAGTCGAAGATTTGTACGAAGCCGGCTATATCAAGGACACGGCCGATCTCTATACGTTGGAAATAGCCGATCTGCTGCGCTTGGAACGTTGGGCTGACAAGAGCGCCCGTAACCTGATGGCGAGCCTCGAAGAATCCAAACAGGTTCCCTTCGAACGGGTACTTTATGGATTGGGGATTCGTTTTGTGGGTGAAACGGTGGCAAAACGCCTGGTATCCGCTTTCCATTCGATGGAGCAGTTGGAACAGGCTTCTTTCGAAGACTTGACTGCCGTGGACGAGATCGGTGAGCGGATCGCCCGAAGTATCATCGCTTACTTTGCCGACGAGCGTAACAGGACGTTGGTGAACCGTTTGAAGGAATACGGGTTGCAGATGTCCGTGCCCGAAGAAAAGCTGGCCAACCGTTCCGAGAAGCTGAAAGGCTTGAGCATCGTTATCAGCGGGACATTCGCCAAGCATTCCCGCGACGAGTACAAGGCCATGATCGAGCAGCATGGCGGGAAGAACAGCGGCTCGGTGTCCGGTAAGACCGATTATATCCTGGCGGGAGATAATATGGGACCGGCCAAGCTCGAAAAGGCGGCCAAGTTGGGTGTGAAGATTATAAACGAAGACGAATTCTTAAATATGATAGCGGAATGA
- a CDS encoding sulfotransferase family protein: protein MGLLEFDKLPINTLVGADWKTFKAVTANKTIDKGFRNKYFLTKSVCRLLSLLQPFEDARYRKIADKPLEMDPVFILGHWRSGTTFMHNVFSCDKHFGYNTTYQTVFPNLMLWGQPFFKKNMAFLMPDKRPTDNMELKVDLPQEEEFALANMMPYTYYNFWFFPKHMLEYCDRYLLFDNISEHEREVFKETFLKLIKISLWNTKGSQFLSKNPPHTGRVKTLVEMFPNAKFIYLKRNPYTVFESTRSFFTNTIQPLRLQDISNEQIESNFIEVYRRLFYKYEEQKHLIPEGNLVEVKFEDFEQDAFAMTEDIYKKLNLPGFEESKAEIEKYLGKKKGYKKNQYKYDDRTVRLVEENWGMALKEWGYSL, encoded by the coding sequence ATGGGATTACTGGAATTTGACAAACTACCGATCAATACTTTAGTGGGTGCTGACTGGAAAACGTTCAAGGCTGTGACAGCCAATAAAACGATCGACAAAGGATTTCGTAATAAATATTTCCTGACTAAATCCGTTTGCCGTCTGCTCAGCCTGTTGCAACCCTTCGAAGATGCGCGTTACCGTAAGATTGCGGACAAGCCGTTGGAGATGGACCCGGTGTTCATTCTCGGACATTGGCGTAGCGGGACGACATTCATGCACAATGTCTTCTCGTGTGACAAGCATTTCGGCTACAATACGACCTATCAGACCGTATTTCCGAACCTGATGCTTTGGGGACAGCCTTTCTTCAAGAAGAACATGGCGTTCTTGATGCCCGACAAGCGTCCGACCGATAATATGGAGTTGAAGGTGGATCTTCCCCAGGAAGAGGAATTTGCCTTGGCAAATATGATGCCTTACACGTATTATAATTTCTGGTTCTTCCCGAAGCATATGCTCGAATATTGCGACCGTTATCTGCTTTTCGACAATATCAGCGAACACGAGCGGGAAGTGTTTAAGGAAACGTTCCTCAAACTGATCAAGATTTCCCTCTGGAATACGAAAGGAAGTCAGTTCTTGAGCAAGAATCCGCCTCATACGGGACGTGTGAAGACTTTGGTGGAAATGTTCCCGAATGCTAAATTTATCTATCTGAAACGAAATCCGTATACGGTGTTCGAGAGCACGCGCAGCTTCTTTACCAATACGATCCAGCCGCTCCGCTTGCAGGACATCTCCAACGAGCAGATCGAAAGCAATTTTATCGAAGTATACCGCCGTTTGTTCTATAAATATGAAGAACAAAAGCATCTGATACCCGAAGGAAACCTGGTAGAGGTGAAGTTTGAGGATTTCGAACAGGATGCTTTCGCCATGACAGAGGATATATACAAGAAATTAAACCTCCCCGGTTTTGAAGAGTCTAAAGCTGAAATCGAGAAATACCTCGGGAAAAAGAAGGGCTATAAGAAGAACCAATACAAGTATGACGACCGCACGGTACGGCTTGTGGAAGAAAATTGGGGAATGGCTCTCAAGGAGTGGGGATATTCTTTATAA
- a CDS encoding DUF6913 domain-containing protein, with protein sequence MRLTNYFIKKKVQSLASGAAGRKHEFCALEDAGHILVLYQANDRELVEPCLDVLRKKNKKVQACVYVTGDPEADASCIPVHAKKDVNVWQVPSDVVLERFKTVKADILIDLTRPDCYPMQYLMLQHPCRFKVGVKHADIDLYDLSISVTEREDIKHLFEHILFYLQAIRSK encoded by the coding sequence ATGAGACTGACGAATTATTTTATTAAAAAGAAAGTGCAGTCTTTAGCTTCCGGGGCTGCCGGCCGCAAGCATGAGTTTTGTGCGCTGGAAGACGCAGGCCATATCCTGGTCCTTTATCAGGCAAACGATCGCGAGCTTGTCGAGCCTTGTCTGGACGTCCTGCGTAAGAAGAACAAGAAGGTGCAGGCGTGTGTCTATGTAACCGGCGATCCGGAGGCAGATGCCTCGTGCATCCCGGTCCATGCCAAGAAGGATGTGAACGTCTGGCAGGTTCCTTCCGATGTCGTGCTGGAACGGTTCAAGACGGTCAAGGCGGATATCCTGATCGATCTTACGCGCCCCGATTGCTACCCGATGCAATATCTTATGCTACAGCATCCTTGCAGATTCAAGGTGGGAGTGAAGCATGCCGATATAGATTTGTATGATTTGTCCATATCGGTAACAGAGCGTGAAGATATCAAGCATTTATTCGAACATATATTATTTTATTTGCAGGCGATACGCTCAAAATGA
- the cysN gene encoding sulfate adenylyltransferase subunit CysN, translating into MATLNIKEYLDRDEQKDLLRFLTAGSVDDGKSTLIGRLLFDSKKLYEDQLDALERDSKRMGNAGDHIDYALLLDGLKAEREQGITIDVAYRYFSTNNRKFIIADTPGHEQYTRNMITGGSTANLAIILVDARTGVITQTRRHTYLVSLLGIKHVVLAVNKMDLVDFDKNIFDKIVSDYKEFVAPLNIPDITCIPLSALDGDNVVEKSDRTPWYEGPSLLDFLETVPIDQDRNFEDFRYPVQYVLRPNLDFRGFCGKVASGIVRKGDTVMALPSGKTSKVKSIVTYDGELDYAFPPQCVTITLEDEIDVSRGEMLVHPDNLPIADRNFEAMLVWMDEEPMDASKQFYIKHTTNLTRARVDSIRYKVNVNTMEQLSVDNGKLTTDDLPMKLNEIARVVFTTGKELFFDPYQKNKQTGAFILIDPITNNTSAVGMIIDRVDARDMVTEDALAVLNLPELGIGPEHYEAIRSVCKELERQGVSVKCITENK; encoded by the coding sequence ATGGCAACATTAAATATAAAAGAATACCTCGACAGAGATGAACAAAAGGATTTGCTTCGCTTTCTGACTGCCGGATCGGTGGATGATGGCAAATCGACGCTGATCGGTCGTTTGTTGTTTGACAGCAAAAAGTTATACGAAGACCAGCTGGATGCCCTCGAACGCGACAGCAAGCGCATGGGGAATGCCGGCGACCATATCGACTACGCTCTGTTGCTGGACGGCCTGAAAGCCGAACGCGAACAAGGGATCACCATCGATGTGGCTTACCGCTATTTCAGTACGAATAACCGTAAGTTCATCATTGCCGACACTCCGGGACACGAACAGTACACCCGCAATATGATCACCGGCGGTTCGACTGCCAACCTTGCCATCATCCTGGTGGATGCCCGCACGGGAGTGATTACGCAGACGCGCCGCCATACCTATCTGGTTTCGCTCTTAGGTATCAAGCATGTGGTGCTGGCGGTCAACAAGATGGACCTGGTTGATTTCGACAAGAATATTTTCGACAAGATCGTTTCCGATTATAAGGAGTTTGTCGCTCCGTTGAATATCCCGGATATCACCTGCATCCCGCTGTCCGCTCTGGATGGCGACAATGTGGTGGAGAAGAGCGACCGTACGCCTTGGTACGAAGGGCCGTCGTTGTTGGACTTCCTCGAAACGGTTCCTATCGACCAGGACCGCAACTTCGAGGATTTCCGCTATCCGGTGCAATATGTCCTGCGTCCGAACCTGGACTTCCGCGGTTTCTGTGGGAAAGTGGCCAGTGGTATCGTTCGTAAAGGCGATACGGTGATGGCTTTACCTTCCGGGAAAACATCCAAAGTGAAAAGTATCGTGACATACGACGGAGAGCTGGATTATGCATTCCCTCCCCAGTGCGTCACCATCACGCTGGAAGACGAGATCGATGTTTCACGCGGTGAGATGCTCGTCCATCCGGATAACCTGCCGATTGCGGACCGTAACTTCGAGGCTATGCTGGTGTGGATGGACGAAGAACCGATGGACGCAAGCAAGCAGTTTTATATCAAGCATACGACCAATCTTACACGCGCCCGTGTGGACAGCATCCGTTATAAAGTGAATGTCAATACGATGGAACAGTTGTCGGTTGACAATGGAAAACTGACAACTGACGATTTGCCGATGAAGCTGAACGAGATCGCCCGTGTCGTCTTCACGACCGGAAAGGAACTGTTCTTCGATCCGTATCAGAAGAACAAACAGACAGGCGCCTTTATCCTGATCGACCCGATCACGAACAATACATCGGCTGTCGGCATGATTATCGACCGGGTAGATGCTCGCGACATGGTGACGGAAGACGCGTTGGCTGTACTGAATCTTCCGGAATTGGGTATCGGCCCCGAGCACTACGAAGCTATCCGTTCCGTTTGTAAAGAGCTCGAACGGCAAGGGGTTTCCGTCAAGTGTATAACAGAAAATAAATAA
- a CDS encoding TlpA family protein disulfide reductase gives MANNPYLYPMKYLLFYIISLLSLTACIHEELPPEGGFALEEGDPLPEFSISNPDGTVSKKDLENKFALIIFFSTTCSDCQKAFPDISTLYHTYKDDPSVCVLLIARGETEEQVAAYFREHQYNMKFFADPDLNVYSLFADNTIPRVFLADKDGTIILTQTEKVDAGLLISGGVEPHPYKPEKS, from the coding sequence CATAATCAGTCTGTTATCTCTCACCGCCTGCATCCACGAGGAATTGCCGCCTGAGGGTGGCTTTGCTTTGGAGGAAGGCGATCCGTTACCCGAATTCAGCATTTCCAATCCGGATGGAACGGTATCGAAAAAAGACTTGGAAAATAAATTTGCCCTGATTATTTTCTTCAGTACGACCTGTTCCGACTGCCAGAAGGCCTTCCCGGATATTTCCACTTTATATCATACATACAAAGACGATCCCTCCGTCTGTGTGCTTCTGATCGCACGTGGAGAAACCGAAGAGCAGGTAGCGGCCTATTTCCGGGAACATCAGTACAATATGAAGTTTTTCGCCGATCCGGACCTGAACGTCTACTCCCTCTTTGCCGACAACACCATACCCCGCGTATTCCTTGCCGACAAGGACGGTACGATTATCCTGACGCAAACGGAAAAAGTAGATGCGGGATTACTGATATCGGGCGGAGTAGAACCCCACCCCTACAAGCCTGAAAAATCTTAA
- the cysD gene encoding sulfate adenylyltransferase subunit CysD — protein sequence MSDYKLSHLQELEAESIHIIREVAAEFENPVMLYSIGKDSSVMVRLAEKAFSPGKVPFPLMHIDSKWKFKEMIQFRDDYAKKFGWNLIVESNMEAFNAGVGPFTHGSKVHTDLMKTQALLHALDKYKFDAAFGGARRDEEKSRAKERIYSFRDKFHQWDPKNQRPELWDIYNARVHKGESIRVFPLSNWTELDIWQYIRLENIPIVPLYFAKERPCVEIDGNLIMADDDRLPEQYRDQIKMRMVRFRTLGCWPLTGAVESNADTIEKIVEEMMTTTKSERTTRVIDFDQEASMEQKKREGYF from the coding sequence ATGTCAGATTATAAATTAAGCCATTTACAGGAGTTGGAAGCAGAGTCTATCCATATCATCCGGGAGGTAGCTGCCGAGTTTGAGAATCCTGTGATGCTTTATTCTATCGGAAAAGACTCTTCCGTCATGGTTCGCCTGGCAGAAAAGGCTTTTTCTCCGGGAAAAGTTCCTTTCCCTTTGATGCACATCGATTCCAAATGGAAGTTTAAGGAGATGATTCAGTTCCGCGACGACTATGCGAAGAAATTCGGATGGAACCTGATCGTGGAATCCAATATGGAGGCATTCAATGCCGGTGTAGGGCCTTTCACGCACGGAAGCAAGGTGCATACGGACCTGATGAAGACGCAGGCGTTGTTGCATGCGCTCGATAAATATAAGTTCGATGCCGCTTTCGGAGGCGCTCGTCGCGATGAAGAGAAGAGCCGGGCGAAAGAACGTATCTATTCGTTCCGCGATAAGTTCCACCAGTGGGACCCGAAGAACCAGCGTCCGGAGTTGTGGGACATCTACAACGCCCGTGTCCATAAAGGGGAGAGCATCCGTGTGTTCCCGCTGTCCAACTGGACGGAGCTGGATATCTGGCAATATATCCGCCTGGAGAATATTCCGATCGTACCGTTGTACTTTGCCAAGGAACGCCCGTGCGTAGAGATCGACGGCAACCTGATCATGGCGGACGACGACCGTCTGCCGGAGCAGTACCGCGATCAAATCAAGATGCGCATGGTACGCTTCCGTACCTTAGGCTGCTGGCCGTTGACCGGGGCTGTGGAAAGCAATGCCGACACGATTGAAAAGATCGTCGAAGAGATGATGACGACGACCAAGAGCGAACGCACGACACGCGTGATCGACTTCGACCAGGAGGCAAGCATGGAACAGAAAAAGAGAGAAGGATATTTTTAA
- a CDS encoding PCMD domain-containing protein, which translates to MKQKAKFLFLLGIVNCQLSIVSSQEHVVPFSFGDMDHWVVREIHESGIIGGNTKHLYELGPTDTIIGNTAYTNRGGSPWANSNVMAKVAGVVKTNTSVFPERRDDGWCARLETRMESVKVFGLVDIEVVAAGSVFLGTVHEPIKGTKNPQAMLNSGVAFTKKPKALRFDYKVKLAPEKDRIRSTGFSRKTTVAGQDSIAAILLLQKRWEDKDGNIYSKRVGTMVQRYTESSNGWVNDATYPILYGDITKHPEYKPYMRIQVEERYALNSQGKSVPIQEVGWAAEGELPTHIVLQFTSSHGGAYIGSPGNTMWIDNVELIY; encoded by the coding sequence ATGAAACAGAAAGCAAAATTCCTCTTTCTCTTGGGAATTGTCAATTGTCAATTGTCAATTGTCAGTTCCCAAGAGCACGTAGTGCCGTTCAGTTTTGGAGATATGGATCATTGGGTCGTTCGCGAGATACATGAATCCGGCATTATCGGAGGAAATACGAAGCATCTTTACGAGCTGGGGCCGACAGATACGATCATCGGCAATACAGCCTATACGAACCGGGGCGGTTCGCCGTGGGCGAACTCCAACGTGATGGCGAAGGTGGCAGGTGTGGTGAAGACGAATACATCTGTCTTCCCTGAAAGACGGGATGACGGTTGGTGTGCACGTCTGGAGACACGCATGGAAAGTGTGAAGGTTTTCGGCTTGGTCGATATTGAAGTGGTAGCCGCCGGTTCTGTTTTTCTCGGAACGGTGCACGAACCGATCAAGGGGACCAAGAACCCGCAGGCCATGTTGAACAGCGGAGTGGCGTTTACCAAGAAGCCAAAGGCTTTGCGTTTTGACTATAAGGTGAAGCTGGCTCCGGAAAAGGACCGTATCCGCAGTACCGGCTTCAGCCGCAAGACGACCGTTGCCGGACAGGATTCGATCGCAGCCATTCTTTTGCTCCAGAAACGTTGGGAAGATAAAGATGGAAATATTTATTCCAAACGTGTCGGGACAATGGTGCAGCGTTATACGGAATCCAGCAACGGTTGGGTGAACGATGCGACCTACCCTATCTTGTACGGCGATATTACGAAGCATCCGGAGTATAAGCCTTATATGCGGATTCAGGTGGAAGAGCGTTATGCCTTGAACAGCCAGGGTAAAAGTGTCCCTATTCAGGAAGTGGGCTGGGCGGCGGAAGGTGAATTGCCGACTCATATCGTCCTGCAGTTTACTTCCAGCCACGGCGGAGCCTATATCGGCTCACCGGGCAATACGATGTGGATTGATAATGTAGAACTAATATATTAG